In Myotis daubentonii chromosome 16, mMyoDau2.1, whole genome shotgun sequence, one DNA window encodes the following:
- the TMEM106A gene encoding transmembrane protein 106A, whose product MGETFSQLGSQEDENRSILPRDSASHGSSEYFSSSAPCERAANTSFVTCPTCQGNKEIPRELEKQLVALIPYGDQRLKPRHTELFVFLAVLICLVTSSLTIFFLFPRSIDTQPAGLNSSSTVALDETVYINITNILNISNSNYYPITVTQLTIEVLHLSVVVGQVSNSLLLHIGPLASKQIFYAVANRILDENTYKICSWLKIKVHHVLLHIQGTVTYICLSHSEQKVFQSYEYVDCRENTSGPHLLVPHLP is encoded by the exons ATGGGTGAGACGTTCTCCCAGCTGGGCTCTCAGGAGGACGAAAACAGGTCGATCCTACCCCGTGATTCAGCCAGCCACGGTAGCAGCgagtatttttcttcctctgccccTTGTGAAAGGGCTGCTAATACCAGCTTTGTGACTTGTCCCACCTGCCAGGGCAATAAGGAGATCCCTCGAG AACTGGAGAAGCAGCTGGTGGCCCTCATCCCCTATGGGGACCAGAGGCTGAAGCCCAGGCACAC GGAGCTCTTCGTGTTCCTGGCAGTGCTCATCTGCCTGGTGACCTCCTCCCTCACCATCTTTTTCCTGTTTCCCCGGTCCATCGACACGCAGCCTGCAGGCCTCAACTCCTCCTCCACTGTGGCCTTGGACGAGACTGTCTACATCAACATAACG AATATCTTGAACATCTCCAATAGCAACTACTACCCCATCACTGTGACCCAGCTAACCATTGAGGTGCTGCACCTGTCCGTCGTGGTGGGGCAGGTCTCCAATAGCCTCCTCCTCCACATCGGCCCTTTGGCTAGTAAACAG ATTTTTTATGCAGTAGCCAACAGGATCTTGGATGAAAACACATA caAAATCTGTAGCTGGCTGAAAATCAAAGTCCACCATGTGCTTTTGCACATCCA GGGCACCGTGACCTATATCTGCTTGAGCCATTCAGAGCAGAAAGTCTTTCAGAGCTATGAGTACGTGGACTGCCGGGAAAACACATCAGGGCCCCACTTGCTGGTCCCTCACCTGCCGTGA